TCGATCGCCACGGTCGCGGCCGCGATCATCGCCTTCGGCTTCATCTGGATCGCCAGCCCAGCGCGCGCTACGGCGCTGCGCGATTTCGGCCTCTCCTATGCCGGCGCCAGCCTCGTGCACCTGGCCATAGCGCAGCCGCCCTCGCGCTGGTTCGAGCCTGCCTGTGACGCGCTGTCCATCGTCTATGTCACGGCGGCCATCATCGTCGCGCTGGCCTTCGTGCTCCTGTCCTATGCTCCGGTGCGGGACAAGCCGGTCTGGCTGCGCCTCGTTCTCGGCGGCGGCGTCGGCCTCATTTCCCTGGCCGCCCTCGCCCTTCTCTTCCCCGAATGCCGCAACGGGCCCTATGGCCAGGTCGATCCGTGGCTCGTCGAACATTGGATCGACAACATCATCGAAGCACGTCCGGTCTGGGAGAGCCTGGTCGCCCTGCCCGCCTTCACCGTCGCCTCCCTGGTGCCGCCCATCGTTGGCCTCATCATCGTCGGCTACCACGTCATCAAGGTGCGCGACGGCCGCACGCCCGAATGGGCCATGCTCGGGCTTTTCCTGGCCCTCGCCTTCGTCGTGATGGTCGTGCAGGTCCGCGGCGCGCGAACCGCCGGAATCATCGCCATTCCGGCCGGGGCCTGGCTCATCGTCACGGCGCGTGAACACTATATCGCCAGGAGCCGTCCCTTCCAGGTCGCCGGCCTCATCGGCAGCTGGCTGCTCTTTGCCGGCGCAGCGATCTCGGTGGTCGTCCTCTTCGCGGGCACGCTGCTGCCGGGAGGCGGTGCGGCCGGCGGCGGCGAGCGGCGCGGCGACCGCGACGCCTGCCTGGTGCCGCAGGCCTTCGTTGATCTCGCTGGCCTGCCACCGGAGCGCATGATGACGCCCATAGACCTGGGCTCGCACATGCTGCTCTTCACGCCGCACTCAGTGGTGTCTGCGCCCTATCATCGCAATCAACGCGGGGTGCTCGACACCTTCCACTTCTTCAATTGGCCGATCGAGGACGCGCGCGCCATTCTCGAGGAGCGCGGCATATCGCTGGTGGTAACCTGTCCGGGCATGCCGGAAATGCGGGGGCAACCCGATGCGTCGCCTGATTCCTTCGTCCGCCTTGCCGAAAAGAACGCTCTGCCGTCATGGCTGCGCGAGGTGACGCTCCCCGGCGCCGCTCTCAGGACCTACGAGGTCCTGCCGCGATGAGTTCCGACAGGCCCAGCTCTGCCTGAAGTTTTCGCGTGAGTTTTGCCGCCACCAGCCGATGCGCCTCGACCACATAGGCTTCGAGGTCGCCATCGGAAAGCTCGGCGCCGGCAGCTACCCGTACCCAGCCACGCTTGGCGAAATAGGGTGCCTGTCCGACCCCATCGAGCTCGGTCAGCATGTCGAATGTGAATTCGGTGACCTTGAAGACCAGAGCCGGCCGGCCTTCCGGCTCTTCGAAGCCGAGGAGGGCGAAGACCTTCTCGCCCACCTTGGCCACGGAGGCATCGCCCCATTGCCGGACGATGCTGGTCGCGGGCAGGCCCGAAATGAAATCCTCGAACCCGGCCCGCAACCTTATGCTCACTGCGCCGCTGCCTCGGTCTTGAAGAGGCCGATCGGGCAGGACACGCCGGTCCCGGCAAGCCCGCAATATCCGTTCGGATTCTTGGCAAGGTATTGCTGGTGATAGGTCTCGGCGTAGAAGAACGGCTTGGCCGGGGCGATCTCGGTAGTGATCGCGCCAAGGCCGCGCGCCTTGAGCGCCGCCTGGAACGCATCGCGGCTGGCCGCGACGATCGCAGCCTGCTCGGGCGAAGTCGTATAGACCGCCGAACGGTACTGCGTACCCACGTCGTTCCCCTGGCGCATGCCCTGGGTCGGATCGTGCTCCTCCCAGAAGGACTTGAGCAGCGTCTCGAGCGGCAGAACCTTGGGGTCGAACACGACCTTGACGCTCTCGGTGTGCCCGGTCATGCCGGAGCAGACTTCCTCGTAGGTCGGGTTCGGCGTCTGTCCACCCTGGTAGCCGACTGCGGTAACGTAGACGCCGGGCAATTGCCAGAACAGCCGCTCCGCACCCCAGAAGCAGCCCATCCCGAAATAGATGGTCTCGCTTCCGTCCGGATAGGGTCCCTTCAGGGGATGGCCATTGACGAA
The sequence above is a segment of the Paradevosia shaoguanensis genome. Coding sequences within it:
- a CDS encoding MmcQ/YjbR family DNA-binding protein, encoding MSIRLRAGFEDFISGLPATSIVRQWGDASVAKVGEKVFALLGFEEPEGRPALVFKVTEFTFDMLTELDGVGQAPYFAKRGWVRVAAGAELSDGDLEAYVVEAHRLVAAKLTRKLQAELGLSELIAAGPRRS
- a CDS encoding glycosyltransferase family 39 protein: MTEKQANAARINWLILFAAFAASVVVLLARYFINVETSPLISDTDDAMRLVVVRDFLNGQGWFDNVQHRLNTPFGAEIHWSRLIDLPIAGLVLLARPFAGASAEMVAAFIWPLILLFILLAVSAKLCVRLIGRDGTLPGVLLPVFSPSILAEFTPGRVDHHNVQLILALVTVYCTIEALKRPAFAIGAGIACATALAIGTESIATVAAAIIAFGFIWIASPARATALRDFGLSYAGASLVHLAIAQPPSRWFEPACDALSIVYVTAAIIVALAFVLLSYAPVRDKPVWLRLVLGGGVGLISLAALALLFPECRNGPYGQVDPWLVEHWIDNIIEARPVWESLVALPAFTVASLVPPIVGLIIVGYHVIKVRDGRTPEWAMLGLFLALAFVVMVVQVRGARTAGIIAIPAGAWLIVTAREHYIARSRPFQVAGLIGSWLLFAGAAISVVVLFAGTLLPGGGAAGGGERRGDRDACLVPQAFVDLAGLPPERMMTPIDLGSHMLLFTPHSVVSAPYHRNQRGVLDTFHFFNWPIEDARAILEERGISLVVTCPGMPEMRGQPDASPDSFVRLAEKNALPSWLREVTLPGAALRTYEVLPR
- the msrA gene encoding peptide-methionine (S)-S-oxide reductase MsrA, which encodes MFFKTKPSTIPSAADSLPGRQSEMPVAELHFVNGHPLKGPYPDGSETIYFGMGCFWGAERLFWQLPGVYVTAVGYQGGQTPNPTYEEVCSGMTGHTESVKVVFDPKVLPLETLLKSFWEEHDPTQGMRQGNDVGTQYRSAVYTTSPEQAAIVAASRDAFQAALKARGLGAITTEIAPAKPFFYAETYHQQYLAKNPNGYCGLAGTGVSCPIGLFKTEAAAQ